tggcatgatcgtttgggtcatccgcatcagcgtgttttacatcgagtcttggagtcttgttctgttagtgagtcgaataaaacttctcatactgtgtgttctgcgtgtcacatgggtaaatctgcacgtttcccattgccacgtgttgtctctgttagttcgaatgtgctagatttagtttatacggacatttggggccctgctcctgtactctcttctgagggttatcgttattttgttttatttgtggatgacttttctcgttatacttggtattttcctatgaaattaaagtcagatatatattctgtttttgagcgttttcgatgtttagttgaacgtgccttcaatcgtaaaatcaaagctgttcaatctgatttaggggctgagtataaaaagttacattctgtttttgttcagcttggtattagtcacaggcaatcttgtgcgtacacacacgaacagaatggtcgtgtggaacggaagcacaggcatgtggttgaaaccgggctagcacttatggctcgtgcctctgtgccgtctcggttctagcattttgcttttgaggctgctgttttccttattaacaaaatgccctcgcatactctccataactctagtcctcatgtcttagtgcacagatctcagccatcatattcctttcttcgtgtctttggctgtctgtgctatccgcacttacggccatataatcgtcataaactgtcttacaggtcttctccatgtgtctttctgggctatcctgattcgtttcggggttataggtgcatggacctgcgtactaataaagtttttgtgtgccgtcatgtgcggtttgatgaagctgtgtttccttttggtgctaagtctgttttgcaggctccatcagaatctattgcacgaccttgggctgaatctgtttttcatcctgtggctgatccatctgtggtagctccctcgcctcctgctgatgtggctcagaagaggcctcgtggtcggccacgtggtcgtactgtgcgtcccacggagaggtctcactccatggccactaggagtcggtctgtggctccggtTGCGGGTTTGACTGTGCAAGTTTTCTCTGTTGATCCtacttgttatactcaggcagtcaaacactctgaatggagggaggcaatggatcaggagttcaatgccttgttgcagaatcagacatggtgcttggttcctcccactgcgtctatgaatattattggctgcaagtgggtgtttcgcacgaaaaggaaggctgatggatctgttgagcgctacaaggccaggctcgtggctaaagggtttaatcaggtcccgggtcaagatttctttgacactttcagcccggtggttaaacctactacagtcaggttgttgctctctcttgctctttcttctggttggctagtcaggcaattggatgtgcataatgcattccttaatggtaatcttacagaaactgtttacatgcgtcagCCTCCGGGGTATGTTGACTCTCAgcaccctgatcatgtttgcttgttgaaacgctccctgtatggtttgaagcaggctccccgggcttggttcactcgtttgcacacttttctgttatctgctggttttaatgcctctaaaactgatgtttcgttattttattattctcgtggatcggctactgtttacctgcttgtttatgtggatgatattcttgttatgagcaatgagcatggtgcattggaggctttgctctccaagctctctagtactttcaagattagagatcttggtgagcctgggtttttccttgggattgaaacagtcaagtgtgcagatggagtgttgctttctcagcgcaggtatatgactgacatacttaaacgagctggtatgacagactgcaaacctgtgtctacacctactacgacttcaaagacaatatctacctgtacagatccatatgatgatcccacggaataccggagcattgcaggtgcactacagtacctaactatcacgagaccagatttatcctttgcagttaatctgctttgtcagcacatgcatgctccaaccactgcacactgggaacaactgaaacgtgtgttaaggtatgttaaaggtactatgtctttgggtctgcgattgagaaagtcaagttcaggtgagcttcatgcattctcggattctgactgggctggttgtcctacggatagaaagtctactagtgggcatgctgtgtttcttggaaccaatctagtgtcctgggtatgcaagaaacaaaggactgttgctcgatcttctactgaagcagagtacaaggctcttgcagatgtatgtgctgaagttctgtggatcctctctttgctgcgagaaataggaatttcacctcttccagtgcccaaactttggtgtgacaatcttggagctacttatatgtctgctaatcctatttttcatgctcgcacaaagcatgtcgaaattgattatcactttgtgagagacagagtagctgcaggagacattcaggtgcactttatttctactgaggatcagctagctgatattttcaccaagtcactcgcaggtccccggttctgcttcttacgtgacaagctacaggttacttccgtaccatccgcttgagggggagtattaggactctacataatagagtcatacaataagtctcagtcctagtttacttatgattctcagtcctagtttacttatgattctcttgtatatatactcttgtattcctacagttatattttgtgaactctaatacaaacataattgttctcatccaTAGGATTAAGAATGAAGGAACGAAGGCTCTAAGGAATCTCAGACTCTCATCTACCGGTCCACATTTGAGGCTAAAATTTAGACATAAAGCGAGCTAATGCTTGATTGAAGGTGACTTTGAGGGCTTGTCATCAtgctttcttctttatttttactatttatacAATAAATGGGATTGCAAATTAAGTAACACCACCATTAACTCATAAAACTAACTTTTCGTCTCGCGCAGAACTAAactaatcaatcaatcaataataaatttagGGGAAATCACCGATTTGATCCCTCAATTGTTATCAAACTGTCAATGTTGCcctttaattcttttttcatCGATTTAGTCcctgaaaataattatttttggtCACATAACTCCATCCGACCAGTTTCCGGCCAAAGCTCCGATTTAACAGGGATAAATtagtattttcctttcttcagcACTCCCTCCCTCTTCGTTTAACAACTACAGCACTTTGCATCACATAGCAGATCTCCCGCCTTGGACAGAGCAGATCTCATACCTGAATCATCATCACtaacattaatataataatattcaataGAATCAATTCATAGACTCCAACATGAAACCATTTTGGATTATTTGAAACCCAAAAACTATAGattaaacagaaaaaatatCAGAAACTGAACAAGATTATCCAGCAAATATATATTCCAGCCAAAATAGCAAAACCAAAAGGGGGAAAATCTTACTTTTTCGGAAGCTTTCTTGGATCCTCGGACTTCTTAGGCTTTGCAGGTGGAGATTCAGGCTGGGAACCAATCTGCCCTGCGGTGGAGCTCAAAAGTGGATCTGCTTGAGTTGGTCGTTCCGGATCTGATTTCCGGAGCTTTAGCGCCGCCTGTTGGAATTCTTCTGTTTTGCTCATCACTGTCTCCAAATTTCCAGTTCTCCCATCCAATTCCTTGAGCTTCGATTCCAATTCTGTTTCTTTTTCCTTAAGCTTTTCACTAAACTCCCCTCTTTCAATTCTGTTTCTTTTCCCCTTTCCCATCCAATTTCGTTTTCCAGCTTCTTGTCGATCACATCTACTTGAACTTGCATCATTTTTTAGTGGTCTTCTTCACAAACGCTTCCATCTATGCTAAAATTCGAGCCTCTGCTAACTTTCCCTCGAAATCCCAGGCATCACGGCGAGTTCGTCACTACTTTGGGTGCGCGAATCGATAACCAACCTCCGAACCATTTCAACTAAACCCACGAGGATCATCAATAACAATAAATTTTTAGTGACTAAACTGACTACCATTTGGGTTTCGCGGGCTTGGGAACTTTCTTCGGGGTCCCCGCGCGGCGAGAGAAAGGCACGACGCAGTTGGAGGTAGGCAAGGGCTTCTTCACCACTTGAACTGCATTTTGAATTTCAGTTTGTACGTAATGATGGCCAAGCTCTTTAATAGCAGCACCGCTGGCTGCGAGTCCATCGTAGCCGGTGGATGTAGGAGTGACGGTAGCCGCGGCGTTGGCCAGGGCTAAGTCCAAGGCGGTAGGCGGCTGCTTTATCTCAATGGGGTCGGCTCTCGTGGCAGATCTACTCTGGGCTTTgtctacttcttcttcttcctccgcCGCCTTCAGTAATTGTGCTGTCGTGCTGTAGTTGTTAAGCGAAGAGGGAGGGAGGgctgaagaaaggaaaatactaATTTACCCCTGTTAAATTGGAGCTTTCGCCGGAAACTGGTCGGATGGAGTTACGTGaccaaaaataattattttcaggGACTAAATCGATGAAAAAGGAATTAAAGGGCAACATTGACAGTTTGACAACAATTGAGATACCAAATTAGTGATTTCcccataaatttaaaatttttattttgctaGCTACGATATTGTATAACTGAGGTATGAATTTAGCTTTATTATGGACCCAACACATTTAAAGACATTAAAGCTAGTTGATGCATAATCCGTGATTAATCTTCTTCACCTATCTCCATGATAAGAGCAATAAAGAGTCTTTAAATTTGGGGTTCaaagttataaaattaataataactttttaagGTATATTAGTCAATTAGTTATATGAGTGTGCGTAATTTTGATTATCCGAACTAACACCAGAAATTCAAACGGAAATTTAAATTTGGGATGAACCTGAATAATTATCGGTtcagatattttaaattttggtatatcAGACTATAAATTCAGTTCAAAATTTAGgtgataaaattttatttatactcGAAACCAGAATTAAtcgaaattttattataaatataataatataaattatatatttagttttaaatgtattttataattaataatatattacttttcaaaagtttttttaaagttaattattagtaatttgtctaatttttagtttgatagtatatgaaaaaatataaatacaaaaataataaaataaaaaaaactcaaaattgataaaaataaaattttaggtatatctaaactaactactcaaaataaatatgataACTTCACCTGAATCAAACATATccgaattaaatttggttcgAATATCAGGTGTCAAAAATATCAcatgaattttttaaatatccgAAATAAAATTTGAGTATCACTCAAACCGAATTGACGTTCACCCCTAATTGTTCaataaataattcataaagCATATAATAATGCCATGTTTATATACTACGCACGAGAATTGTTACTTAAAAAAATGCgtgaaaaaacaataaataaatgtattatcTAGGTATAAAGTGATCACATTAATAGAATGGATTATAAGTAAAGACGAATATAGCAAAAAGAGTTCCAAATACTTGAGTGGGGCCGAAGGCATTATAGTCCaataacataaatttaaaattctttgTACGATGTATCTACTATTTAGAGAGAAATTCATTTTggatataaaagaaaaaaaatataaattacctTGTAACACAACTCAACTgattaatcaattcaaagaaaaataagaaatttaagTATTGTAGTGTATTTGTTTGTAGTGATTAGGAGTTACGACCTTGCTCTCATTGACCAGTATATTTATACTCTTCCTGACTTAGAGTTGTATGGACGATAATGTTGAGGTATTACGAAAATAGTaggtaaaatattattaacacaATCTCATTTCAGaactatataataattatactcTCCTACCAATAATAGAACGTAGGGTTCAATTTTCACAACAAAATGTACTTAGAAATTATATATCCACTAAAATAAGGGCGGTGTGACATTTCAGACcttgaaagaaaaaaacaaaaacaaaaaagacatGAAGAGGGGCaataacactaaaaaaaaaaaagtagaagaaaagatataattaaaattattattgcaaatgataaaaatgtatgtaatattattacacaaaattacaaatctTTTTGTTATTCTTCTATCCATGATAAGAATTTGTACACTACAAACCAGGCCACCCCCACCACGCATCAATGGAGTGTTGGGATAAGCTAAGCAATTTCCAACTTTGGGTGGATGCCCTCTTAGCCCTCTGCTAGCTGATTCAACAAAAACTTATGCACTTTGATCACCTCAGCTCCCTATATATAGGCCAGGCTGGGATACTTTGGTTCAAgcttctcatcatcatcaatcatCATAACCATTATCAATTTATCATCAGCTAGCTAGCAGTACCAAGAACAATATAAagatatcaatttttttttttttgtgtttttatgtgtGTCTGCTGTCTTTTTCTTTAACTATTGTCTCAGAGAATCTGAGCTAGAGCCTCCTACGCTACAACAAAATGATAAAGTAGTTTGCATCGTCTATATGGGTGCTACAACCCCATCTAGTAATGGCGCCATGGGAAAGAATCAAGTTGAGCTTATCCAAAGGTGATCTGATacctaaaatatataataataaattgttattcTTATGTTTATTGACATGTATGTGTATCAGGCACAAAAATGCATTGGTGTACACCTACACAAATGGCTTCTCTGGATTTTCAGCTAGGTTGATAATGGAAGAAACTGGATTAATCGCTCAAAACTCCAGAGTGATGTCTGTTTTTCCAGATCACATTTTGCAACTCCATATGACCCGATCGTGGAATTTCCTAGACTCcatttcttataaaaaaaatctctgGCAAATCAACTAGCAGGGCTCAACCGTTATCTTCTGGTGAAGAAAATACCAGAATAGGCATCTTGGATTCAGTTTTTTCatatcttttgttttttaatttacagAAATAATGTTGTGTGCTAGGTATAGTATACATATAAGAGAATTTGATACTAAATAACTATGTTAGGAATCTGGCTTAAATGTACTAGCTTCAATGACTAAGGCATCAGATCGATCTCGGCCCGGTGGAAGAGATTGATTTCAATTATTCAAATTGCAATAggtaatatatatgcatttcaATGGCTATGGCTATGGCTAAAAATCAGTGAAATTTgcagtactatatatatatatgttaatgtgATGTTAATTTCTTTCAGGAATTATTTGCCTTGGACATTAGAATTGCAACGCGTTGGGGCTATGAGAACAGTAACCGGGTTTAAACCAAAGTGAACCAACCggtctttttcctattttacctTTTGTGTCTGTCGTCTTCGTCTCTTCTCTTTCCGTCAAAATTCCATACTCGTGCTTACCAGCTTCAAATTCATCACATTCAAAACCTCCAAATTCTCTTaacattttctggaaaatgggcAATCGATCCAGCAAAACAAGAGAGCAGAGCTCAAATCACCCGCAACCACCACCGGATTCTGCACCTTCGCCGTCGCCGTCGCCGCCGGCGACCACCTCCAACTCAGACGACTCACCCGATTTGACTTCCTACGAGTCGGCATGCGAAGAGGATCCGGACCTACGCGCCTTCGATTCAGCTCTCCAAGCTCGAACCACTAAAGCCATAAACTCCGTCGCCGTCACTCTCGACTACCGCGCCCTCTCCCTCGATTCTCTCCGCGAGGTCACCTTGTGCTTCCTCGAGATGAACCAGGAGGTGGTAAACCTAATTCTCGAAAGCAAAAGGGATATTTGGAAAGATCCGGACCTCTTCGATCTCGTCAAGGAGTACCTGGAGAACAGCCGGCACACCATGAATTTCTGCACCGCCCTCGAGGATGCCCTACAGCGGGCCCACCACAGCCAGTCTATACTCAGATTCGCATTACAGAAATTCGAGGAGGAATCCGCTAAGATTACCGAACCGGGGCACGATTCAGTTCAGCTGTACTCCAAGACGTTAGCAGAGTTGAAGAAATTCAAGGATGCCGGGGATCCGTTCACTGAGAAGTTCTTCTCCTTGTTCCATTCCGTCTACAAACAGCAGGAATTGATGTTGAATAagatgaaggagaagaagagtaGACTCGATAAGAAGTTGCGGAAGGTGAAGTCCTGGAGGAGAATATCCAATGTAATCTTCGCAACCGTGTTTGTCTCTGTACTGATTTGCTCAGTGGTGGCGGCTGTCGTCACGGCGCCGCCAGTGGTAACGGCTCTGGCGGCGGCGGCCTCGGTGCCCCTGGGGACTGTGGGGAAATGGATAAACAATATGTGGAAGAAGTATGAGAATGATCTGAAGAGGGAAAGGGAGATCCTGACTACAATTGGAGCTGGGAATTATATTGTGATTCAAGATTTGGAGAGCATCCAGCGTTTGGTGGATAGATTGCAGGAACAGATCCAGGGATTGTTGTACAATGCTGATTTTGCTATGCAGCAAAATGATGCAGTGAGTAGTGCAATGGAGGACATCAAGAAGAATGTCATTTCTTTCATGGAAACCATTCAGGTTTTGACTGACCAGGCTGACAAGTGTAGTAGAGATATCAGGATGGCACATGCAGTAATCTTGAAAAAGATTAATGAACCCAGCCCTAGCAGCTTGGGCAATGGCATGTTCTCTATTTAGGATTGCACTCCAATCCCAAGAGCTCCTGAGCCTCGGTGGACGAGATAACGGTCTACAGTTATATACTGGTGTCCACAACAAGGCTAATTCCGTACCCTTGGTAGGAATCACGGTATGCTCTTTGATTGACCgcctatatgtatgtatgttgtaACAGATTATTTGCACTCATTGCACCTATTGGTTTTGTATCTACCCCTGCCAagaaatgacatgtttatgctcTTCATCATTGGCAATCTGATTGTAGGATTTATAGCCATTACTATGCTAAATGAATAGAAATCCATTTTTCAGCAGAAGATTACCACTTTACTGAATTTTGCAGTGGTTTTAAGTATTGCATCATACTGAATCATCAAATTAAGAGGCTTTAAATGTCATGTCATGAGGACCATTTAATGTAGTTGATCAAAGATGCATAGACTGTCCCCGGCTTAATAATACTGTTGAATGAATATACAGAAGTCGTATTCTGCTGCTCTCTGAAACTAGTTTCACAGGATACTTAGGCTGGAAGATTTCTTGTTTTAGGCTCCTTCAATAATGCATTCATTTTATGGTTTCAGCAAGTTTGAATGGCTTGATATCTTGTTTTCCTATGTTGTATACATTCTTTCTATTTTGGTACTACTTAGTTGAGAGATAAAGAATAGTTAATTGTGGAACTCTTTTGATTGAATTTAGATTCTAGAGCTGATTACTTACTGAGAAAAAACTGCTAAAACAAGTCTCTTGTTTTCACATTGTCTGATGTTTATCACTCGGGGCAAAGTCAACAAGGGGAAACAGACTTGAAGGAGAAAAGGTTGTCTTATGATAAATATCAGACTCAAGTTACACAACAATAGATCTATGAGCATTAGATTGTGACTAGAGGATGAGAAGCTACTATTTCTTGTCAATGCATTTGTGTGTTGTGTCTTGAATGTTTGCTCATTTAGCTTTAGCCTGCGGAGTCTTCTCTGCTTCCACCGCTGTTCTTTCTGCAGTATCTGTAGTATATGTATTGTAGTATAATCTATCAGTTCTTTTAAGGCAGAACAGCTTAAGAGAAGAATGAAAGATAGCATGAAAATCAGaaatcttttcaatttttcttcattttcatctttTGCTTATTTCAACtggtttaattaatatataaatgaagGAATCGACTTGTCTGTGCTATGTTTGGAGCCACAATACAGAAGAGATGAATTTGAGAAGTCAAGGATACGAATATGTCCAGCCCGACACAGACAGCAGCATCCAACAACCAAGGCAGGTTTGGTTTGATCTTGTCCCATGCTGTTGTTCTCACAAGAATGCTGCAAAAGGgaaagagagtgagagagagtgGGGAATACTGCAGTAAGAGCTCTTGCGCAACGGGTTAGCATTGGTAGGGTGAGAGGGAGCTTACCTTCCCACGTAAGTGGCATTGGCCATAAGTGCAAAGATAAACATGAGTGGATTCAATCCCTACAAGGTCAGAAACACTTTCTCAAACTTTTTCTATGCTGTCAAACTAGGTCTCAAGTATTCTGAATTAGGCTCAAGAGTTAAGATGTAAGAGAGAGGTTCAAGAATTACCTCCACACTCCCTCTTTTGATCTGATGGAAGAAGAAAAGAGTGAAAATGAGAAGCCAACTAAGAGAAAAATGGGATTCAAAAACAAGGGGCAAACACTGGGAAGTTGTTCATTAGTACTTCATTACACTCACATTTAACCAGATCTGAGGTATTCGGCCACCCATATATATGGCAGCCATCATCCACCCTAACCATTGCCCAAAACTGCTGTGTTCTGTTCCACTTTCCTGCAAAACTCCATGACAAAATCTCAGATTCCACCTTGATTTTTGCTATGAGCAGGTAGATAGCTATAAGCTATCAGTCCAATTGATTCAAACCTGTAGCAGTTTCCTTCCACCAAGTGCAGCATACACAGGCATCAAAGCCTTTGTTTGATGAGGTATGCTGAGTGAAGTAGTCAAGAATGCACCATAACCTGCCTGCAATTCGAATTTTCCACATAACAGTTATTGAttgtcaaaataatttattagaatGTTGTAATAATCCAAAGGCTCTGAGAATGATAATCTGAGTTGATTCTTGTGGTAGTATATATTTGCAAGAGTGAATGCCATATGGGATCcccgagtatagtgattttgccaagtttagtcctaaactttcagaTTGACCATCCgttgtccaagttaaccaccatgatccttcaacttttaaaattaaatcacTTGTGGTCCTCCTAGAAGGATCATgactggttaaaatttgatagttgaaggacatGAATGATTAACTTGGAccacggatggtaacaatttgaaagtcgaatgATCAcgggtggtcaatttgaaaatttaggacTAAAGTGACAAAACCATTATACTCGAAGGACCCTGAtgatattaactcatatttgcAATGAACACTGAAAACTAGATAAACAGTGCATAATGATTAGAAAACTGGGTTGTTTTTAAAAACACAAGTTCCACAGGTCTGAGCAGCTGCAAAGCAAAGCTCATCTCTACAGATAAAAAGTAACTGGCAAACTTTCCACAGACAAGCAAGTTGCCATGGCAATGGATTGTCATCTTCCACTTTTGACAAAGCCTCTGCATATTATATTAACCAATCATTCAAAACAAGATAGTGCTTACAGATCGTGGGATAGGCTTTGGCTGGCTAATGGAATTCATTGATGGTGCCTCTACTGTTTCATCATCAGAAGAGCAATCATTGTCCATTCCCAGAGCTGAAGGGCCACTCTTGGCCAGCCACAAATTAGTCCTAAATGGTGGAGTTGCACTGCCCGCCATAGATCTCGCTGACCTGCACATTCAACCATTTTAGATTCAAAATGGCCTTGTTCTCCACTCGAGTCCTCGACTCCTCGAGTGAGAGTGTTGAGAATCTCACGTTcaaaaattaaagagaaaatcgGTATAAACTAACTCACGTGTAATAGTAGTCAACCTGGTGCGGCCGTGCTGCTCTGGATGCCCCATCAGGTATTGGAATGCCTGAGCCACCAGATTTGCGCTGCCGTAGAGGCTTCTTTGCTTCGTCCACCTATTCATCATTCAACAACCATGTAGTACTAAACATTCTTTTTCAAGTGGAAGATTCAagtaaaaacataaacatataaggaaaattacacttttggtcattCAAATATCCCATAGTCTATGAATTATATGCATTACGATCTTAAGTTAGTCTTTGAACGATCAAATCAACTACTTTATTAAGTGACATATTGACGACAATAATAGTTTTCAAGGGACTAATAAAATTACTTTCCTTAGAGGTTAAGATGGTCACACATATAACTCAGGAACTAGGTATGCATCGCAGATATactaaagacaaaaaaaaaaaatttggcaaCATATAATTAGTTATACCAGCTGATTAGAATCACCAGCATCCTCCTTGTCTTTCCACCATCTATACAAGAAATCGTAGTACATACTTTGCAACACTAGTACCACTGTAGTAGCTGTGTAGAGCTGCCCAAtagttcatatcaaaacaaagtaatataatattgatataATATGTTATCGATAATAAGCTCTCTCACGCATAACAATGGCGGCTTATAATCCTAAATTGCAATCATCCAGGAAGAAAAACACAACACTGAGCAGAAAGAATTACCAGAGCAGTGTAGAGCTGGGTTGGCAACTGCGAgcaaccataaaaaaaaaaaagaagattacaACATCTTTAGCAGAAAACTGGTAAAAGATTACATGGAAAATAACGAGAAAACTTACAGTTGCAGGCTCAAGAAGGCAGCCAACTAGATTGAATATGTCTCTGCATCAAAAAATCAAGAGACATAAAATCAAACAGGTGGTGATACATACACAATCTTAGCAAACCAGCAAAAAGACGAGAAATTCAAACGGAGAAGGCGAGAAACCCGGCAATCCAAGTGAGGAGAAAGAGAAGGGAGACGCCATGGCTGGACTTGGTGCGGAAGTTAGTGACGATTTGAGGGATCTCAGCGACGCCCCAGCAGACGAGGCTAACGAGGCCGAGAACGAAGGAGAAGTCGTCGCTGATGTTGCAGAGACAGTCCTTGAAATACTTCTCCACCCAGCCCACGCATGGCTTCTTCTCCGCCACGCAATAGGCACCTGAATTCTGAGCTAACGACATGGACGCCTCCATGGATCTCCCAGAAATGGAGATTAGGCGGACCAGGCGGCGCAATGTTGAAGACTTGAGTCGGCGCGGCGCTATCTGAACGGAAATAAAGGATTCCTCAACTAACACAGTTTACTTG
This portion of the Ipomoea triloba cultivar NCNSP0323 chromosome 5, ASM357664v1 genome encodes:
- the LOC116019096 gene encoding probable vacuolar amino acid transporter YPQ1 isoform X2, with translation MEASMSLAQNSGAYCVAEKKPCVGWVEKYFKDCLCNISDDFSFVLGLVSLVCWGVAEIPQIVTNFRTKSSHGVSLLFLLTWIAGDIFNLVGCLLEPATLPTQLYTALVDEAKKPLRQRKSGGSGIPIPDGASRAARPHQVDYYYTSARSMAGSATPPFRTNLWLAKSGPSALGMDNDCSSDDETVEAPSMNSISQPKPIPRSAGYGAFLTTSLSIPHQTKALMPVYAALGGRKLLQESGTEHSSFGQWLGWMMAAIYMGGRIPQIWLNIKRGSVEGLNPLMFIFALMANATYVGSILVRTTAWDKIKPNLPWLLDAAVCVGLDIFIILQYIYYRYCRKNSGGSREDSAG
- the LOC116019096 gene encoding probable vacuolar amino acid transporter YPQ1 isoform X1, which codes for MEASMSLAQNSGAYCVAEKKPCVGWVEKYFKDCLCNISDDFSFVLGLVSLVCWGVAEIPQIVTNFRTKSSHGVSLLFLLTWIAGDIFNLVGCLLEPATLPTQLYTALLYTATTVVLVLQSMYYDFLYRWWKDKEDAGDSNQLVDEAKKPLRQRKSGGSGIPIPDGASRAARPHQVDYYYTSARSMAGSATPPFRTNLWLAKSGPSALGMDNDCSSDDETVEAPSMNSISQPKPIPRSAGYGAFLTTSLSIPHQTKALMPVYAALGGRKLLQESGTEHSSFGQWLGWMMAAIYMGGRIPQIWLNIKRGSVEGLNPLMFIFALMANATYVGSILVRTTAWDKIKPNLPWLLDAAVCVGLDIFIILQYIYYRYCRKNSGGSREDSAG
- the LOC116021181 gene encoding uncharacterized protein LOC116021181 — encoded protein: MGKGKRNRIERGEFSEKLKEKETELESKLKELDGRTGNLETVMSKTEEFQQAALKLRKSDPERPTQADPLLSSTAGQIGSQPESPPAKPKKSEDPRKLPKKYEICSVQGGRSAM
- the LOC116019095 gene encoding UPF0496 protein 1-like produces the protein MGNRSSKTREQSSNHPQPPPDSAPSPSPSPPATTSNSDDSPDLTSYESACEEDPDLRAFDSALQARTTKAINSVAVTLDYRALSLDSLREVTLCFLEMNQEVVNLILESKRDIWKDPDLFDLVKEYLENSRHTMNFCTALEDALQRAHHSQSILRFALQKFEEESAKITEPGHDSVQLYSKTLAELKKFKDAGDPFTEKFFSLFHSVYKQQELMLNKMKEKKSRLDKKLRKVKSWRRISNVIFATVFVSVLICSVVAAVVTAPPVVTALAAAASVPLGTVGKWINNMWKKYENDLKREREILTTIGAGNYIVIQDLESIQRLVDRLQEQIQGLLYNADFAMQQNDAVSSAMEDIKKNVISFMETIQVLTDQADKCSRDIRMAHAVILKKINEPSPSSLGNGMFSI